One region of Fragaria vesca subsp. vesca linkage group LG4, FraVesHawaii_1.0, whole genome shotgun sequence genomic DNA includes:
- the LOC101304084 gene encoding guanine nucleotide-binding protein subunit gamma 2-like isoform 1, with translation MQSDGSDSVSLSPTAQRVQQSLSASDTRGKHRIQAELKRFEQEARFLEEELEQLEKIDKASAACKEILSNVETRPDPLLPITRGPLNPFWDRWFEGPKDSKGCRCWIL, from the exons ATGCAATCGGACGGGTCTGATTCCGTGAGCCTGAGTCCGACAGCCCAGAGGGTGCAGCAGTCTCTGTCAGCCTCGGATACTAGAGGGAAGCATCGGATACAGGCCGAGTTGAAACGGTTTGAGCAAGAAGCAAGATTCTTAGAG GAAGAGCTGGAACAACTTGAAAAGATAGACAAGGCCTCAGCTGCATGCAAGGA AATACTGAGTAATGTAGAAACAAGGCCGGATCCATTACTCCCAAT AACCCGTGGCCCCCTTAATCCATTTTGGGATAGATGGTTTGAAGGCCCCAAAGACTCGAAAGGTTGCAGATGCTGGATACTTTGA
- the LOC101304469 gene encoding ADP-ribosylation factor-like protein 5-like has product MGAFISKFWFMLFPAKEYKIVVVGLDNAGKTTTLYKLHLGEVVTTNPTVGSNVEELVYKNIRFEVWDLGGQDRLRTSWATYYRGTHAIIVVIDSTDRARISIMKDELFRLLGHEDLQHSVVLVFANKQDLKDAMTPAEITDTLSLHSIKNHDWHIQACCALNGDGLYDGLGWIASRVTGKTPS; this is encoded by the exons ATGGGGGCATTCATATCCAAGTTTTGGTTCATGTTGTTTCCTGCAAAGGAGTATAAGATTGTGGTGGTTGGGTTGGACAATGCTGGGAAGACAACTACTCTTTACAAATTACACTTGGGAGAGGTTGTCACTACGAATCCGACTGTGGGCAGCAATGTCGAAGAGCTTGTCTACAAGAACATTCGCTTTGAG GTGTGGGATCTTGGTGGGCAAGATAGACTGAGGACTTCTTGGGCAACATACTACCGTGGAACTCATGCCATCATTGTGGTAATAGACAGCACTGACAGGGCCAGAATTTCTATCATGAAGGATGAACTCTTCAGGTTGCTTGGACATGAGGATCTTCAACATTCAGTTGTACTGGTTTTTGCTAATAAACAAGATCTCAAGGATGCCATGACCCCAGCTGAGATCACTGACACTCTATCTCTTCACAGCATTAAGAATCATGACTGGCACATCCAAGCATGTTGCGCCCTCAATGGAGATGGGTTGTATGATGGCCTAGGTTGGATTGCCTCACGAGTTACCGGGAAAACACCCAGTTGA
- the LOC101307487 gene encoding pyruvate kinase isozyme A, chloroplastic-like: protein MSHSLHLLTPTALTFPNPKPLSSSVFLAPFSAPNRRFTFPALSVKASAAGSDQTPSVLVSANGTSSSVLSPSPDHASATSIEVDAVTEAELRENGFRSTRRTKLICTIGPASAGSDQLEALAAGGMNVARLNMCHGTRDWHRDVIQRVRKLNEDKGYAVAIMMDTEGSEIHMGDLGGASSVKAEDGEIWTFSVRAFGSTLPERTINVNYEGFAEDVKVGDELLVDGGMVRFEVVEKLGPDVKCKCTDPGLLLPRANLTFWRDGSLVRERNSMLPTISSKDWLDIDFGIAEGVDFIAVSFVKSAEVINHLKSYIAARSSDISVVAKIESIDSLKNLEEIILASDGAMVARGDLGAQIPLEQVPSAQQKIVQVCRQLNKPVIVASQLLESMIEYPTPTRAEVADVSEAVRQRADALMLSGESAMGQFPEKSLAVLRSVSLRIERWWREEKRHEPMLLPAVGSSFSDSISEELCISAAKMANTLEVDALFIFTKTGHMASLLSRCRPDCPIFAFTNTTSVRRRLNLQWGLIPFRVTFSDDMESNLHKTFSLLKARNLIKSGDLVIAVSDILQSIQVMNVP, encoded by the exons ATGTCTCACTCCCTCCACCTCCTCACCCCAACCGCCTTAACCTTCCCCAATCCCAAACCCCTCTCCTCCTCCGTATTCCTCGCCCCCTTCTCCGCTCCCAACCGCCGCTTTACCTTCCCCGCCCTCTCCGTCAAAGCCTCCGCCGCCGGTTCCGATCAAACCCCCTCCGTCCTCGTCTCCGCCAACGGCACCTCCTCCTCCGTCCTCTCCCCTTCTCCGGACCACGCCTCCGCCACCTCCATCGAGGTCGACGCCGTCACCGAGGCCGAGCTCAGGGAGAATGGATTCCGCAGCACGCGCCGCACCAAGCTCATCTGCACCATCGGCCCCGCCTCCGCAGGGTCCGACCAGCTCGAGGCGCTCGCCGCCGGCGGCATGAACGTCGCGCGCCTCAACATGTGCCACGGCACGCGCGACTGGCACCGCGACGTCATCCAGCGCGTGAGGAAGTTGAATGAGGACAAGGGGTATGCTGTTGCGATTATGATGGATACTGAGGGGAGTGAGATTCACATGGGCGATCTCGGCGGCGCTTCTTCCGTCAAGGCCGAG GATGGTGAGATATGGACTTTTAGTGTCAGAGCTTTCGGTTCTACTCTTCCGGAGCGCACCATCAATGTCAACTATGAAGGTTTCGCTGAAG ATGTGAAAGTGGGAGATGAACTACTTGTGGACGGTGGAATGGTGAGGTTTGAGGTGGTTGAGAAGCTTGGCCCTGATGTCAAGTGTAAGTGTACTGATCCCGGACTGTTGCTGCCCCGGGCTAACTTGACTTTCTGGAGGGACGGGAGTCTAGTGCGAGAGCGAAATTCCATGCTTCCCACGATTTCTTCCAAG GATTGGTTGGACATTGATTTCGGGATCGCAGAAGGTGTTGATTTCATTGCTGTATCTTTTGTCAAGTCTGCTGAAGTGATCAATCATCTTAAAAGCTATATTGCAGCACGGTCCAG CGATATTTCTGTTGTGGCAAAGATAGAGAGTATTGACTCTCTAAAGAACTTGGAAGAGATCATCCTTGCATCAGATGGAGCAATGGTAGCAAGAGGTGACCTAGGTGCTCAGATACCATTGGAACAGGTCCCGTCAGCCCAGCAAAAGATTGTTCAAGTATGTCGGCAGCTAAATAAGCCAGTCATTGTTGCTTCTCAATTACTCGAATCTATGATCGAGTATCCTACTCCCACTAGAGCTGAAGTAGCTGATGTTTCTGAAGCAGTGAGGCAGCGAGCTGATGCTCTGATGCTTTCTGGTGAGTCAGCTATGGGCCAGTTCCCAGAGAAGTCATTAGCTGTTCTCAGAAGTGTTAGTTTGAGGATCGAGAGGTGGTGGAGGGAAGAGAAACGTCATGAACCTATGTTACTCCCAGCTGTTGGATCATCATTTTCAGATAGTATATCGGAGGAGCTTTGTATTTCTGCTGCCAAGATGG CAAATACTTTAGAAGTGGATGCTCTTTTCATCTTTACAAAGACAGGCCACATGGCATCTCTCCTGTCGCGCTGCAGGCCTGATTGCCCAATCTTTGCTTTCACTAACACAACATCTGTACGGAGACGTTTAAACCTACAGTGGGGGCTGATACCATTTCGTGTGACTTTTTCTGATGATATGGAAAGCAACCTTCACAAGACCTTCTCACTGCTGAAGGCCAGGAATCTGATCAAATCAGGTGACCTTGTCATTGCTGTCTCAGACATATTGCAGTCCATTCAAGTTATGAATGTTCCGTGA